In Chloroflexaceae bacterium, the following proteins share a genomic window:
- a CDS encoding FkbM family methyltransferase, with product MGLRRRLRAGLEPILGALRLLPPGVNLFADLKVRLPHYRATLVFDVGAYVGDTARRYLRAFPQARIYCFEPTPETYAALCRSLGAEPRVRCVNLALSSAPGTGAIVCESTPDCFYLDGAGRRRFDHSDAPRAPVQVETVDRFCAAEGITHISYLKIDTEGVDLDVLCGAESMLRAGRIDLVEVEAGLYPGNTWHVPLEEMKAFLEARGYFLFGLYEQFPEWSTGEPHLRRANAVFISPATIRANRWPV from the coding sequence ATGGGTCTCCGCCGCCGGCTGCGCGCCGGACTTGAACCGATCCTGGGCGCTCTGAGATTACTCCCTCCAGGAGTGAACCTGTTTGCCGACCTTAAGGTTCGTCTTCCCCACTACCGGGCGACGCTGGTTTTCGATGTGGGCGCCTATGTGGGCGACACGGCGCGCCGGTATTTGCGCGCCTTTCCCCAGGCGCGCATCTATTGTTTTGAACCGACGCCCGAGACTTATGCCGCGCTGTGCAGGAGCCTGGGCGCAGAGCCGCGGGTGCGCTGTGTGAACCTGGCGCTGAGCTCCGCCCCTGGTACAGGGGCAATCGTATGCGAGAGCACGCCCGACTGTTTCTACCTCGACGGGGCGGGCCGGCGTCGCTTCGATCACTCCGACGCTCCCCGCGCTCCTGTGCAGGTTGAGACGGTGGATCGCTTCTGCGCCGCCGAGGGGATCACGCACATCAGTTACCTCAAGATTGACACCGAGGGGGTCGATCTCGATGTTCTGTGCGGCGCAGAGTCTATGCTTCGCGCCGGGCGGATTGATCTGGTTGAAGTGGAAGCCGGCCTGTACCCCGGTAATACCTGGCACGTCCCGCTGGAAGAGATGAAGGCTTTTTTAGAAGCACGCGGGTATTTTCTCTTCGGGCTGTACGAACAGTTTCCCGAGTGGTCAACGGGCGAACCCCATCTGCGGCGCGCCAATGCCGTCTTTATCTCGCCTGCGACCATTCGGGCCAACCGGTGGCCGGTGTAA
- a CDS encoding glycosyltransferase family 4 protein — translation MRVVILSKALVAGAYQRKLEEIARLGVELTVLVPPGWREPRVGMQRLERRYTAGYALEVLPIAFNGRHHLHFYPTLGRALRRLRPEVFHIDEESFNLATFHAMRLGVVLGARCCFYNYANIDRFYPPPFNLFERYNFRHAAHALACNQDAARIIRRHGYTGPLTIVPQVGVDPELFAPIPQQRNGAAFVVGYLGRLVPEKGVLDLLEALARLPRRVRLRVVGNGAQRPLIARRAAQLGLAERIELLPAVSSTETPAVLRSFDALALPSRTTPTWKEQFGRVLIEAMSCGVPVIGSRSGEIPHVIGEAGLTYPEGDIGALSAAIARLADDPATWSDLARRGRERVLAHFTQAAIARRHVEVYTAMRRQ, via the coding sequence ATGCGGGTCGTTATCCTCTCGAAGGCGCTGGTAGCCGGCGCGTACCAGCGCAAGCTCGAAGAGATCGCCCGGCTTGGCGTCGAATTGACGGTGCTGGTGCCGCCCGGCTGGCGCGAGCCGCGGGTGGGCATGCAGCGGCTGGAACGGCGCTATACCGCTGGATACGCGCTGGAAGTGCTGCCCATCGCGTTTAATGGCCGGCACCACCTTCACTTCTACCCCACCCTGGGACGCGCGTTGCGCCGGCTGCGGCCCGAAGTCTTCCACATTGACGAAGAGAGTTTCAATCTCGCCACGTTCCACGCGATGCGTCTGGGGGTGGTCCTCGGCGCGCGGTGCTGTTTCTATAACTATGCCAACATTGATCGATTCTACCCGCCGCCGTTCAATCTCTTCGAACGCTACAACTTTCGCCATGCGGCCCACGCCCTGGCCTGCAACCAGGATGCCGCGCGGATCATCCGCCGTCATGGCTACACGGGGCCGCTGACGATTGTGCCCCAGGTGGGCGTGGACCCGGAGTTGTTCGCCCCCATCCCGCAGCAGCGCAATGGCGCGGCCTTCGTGGTGGGCTACCTGGGCCGGCTGGTCCCCGAGAAAGGGGTGCTCGATCTGCTAGAAGCCCTGGCCCGGCTGCCACGGCGCGTGCGCCTGCGCGTGGTGGGCAATGGCGCGCAACGGCCGCTCATCGCGCGGCGCGCGGCGCAACTGGGCCTCGCTGAGCGGATCGAACTGCTCCCCGCGGTCAGCAGCACCGAGACGCCGGCAGTGCTGCGCAGCTTCGACGCGCTGGCGCTCCCCTCACGGACCACCCCGACCTGGAAGGAACAGTTCGGGCGCGTGTTGATCGAGGCGATGAGCTGCGGCGTGCCGGTGATCGGGTCGCGTTCCGGCGAAATCCCCCACGTCATCGGCGAGGCCGGCCTGACCTATCCCGAAGGCGACATCGGCGCGCTTAGCGCCGCGATTGCGCGCCTCGCTGATGATCCCGCCACTTGGAGCGACCTGGCCCGCCGCGGGCGCGAGCGTGTGCTGGCCCACTTCACCCAGGCCGCCATAGCCCGCCGCCACGTCGAGGTCTACACGGCCATGCGCAGGCAGTAA
- the serC gene encoding 3-phosphoserine/phosphohydroxythreonine transaminase: MAIHNFNPGPAVLPRAVLERAQAELLDYQGRGMSILEMSHRSKEYEAINTRAESRFKALLGLNDDYRVLFMQGGASTQFALVALNFLVPGKVADYVVSGSWGEKALEEARRVGRTAVAASSAENNYRRVPSPADIRLSEEPAYVHITTNETIQGVQWPEIPAIEGAPVVADMSSDIMARPFDASRLALFYAGAQKNIGPAGVTVVAINQGFMQQARADLPAIFSYKTHAKNNSLYNTPPVFAVYLLDLVLEWIEGLGGLSAVAERNARKAAMVYAAIDRSGGFYRGHAETGSRSQMNVTFRLPDEALEKRFVSEAQAEGLVGLAGHRSVGGIRASLYNALEEESCVALTQFMDAFASRYG, from the coding sequence ATGGCCATTCACAATTTCAACCCCGGTCCGGCAGTGTTGCCGCGAGCCGTACTGGAGCGCGCCCAGGCCGAACTTCTCGACTACCAGGGGCGAGGGATGTCCATCCTTGAGATGAGCCATCGCTCGAAAGAGTATGAAGCAATTAATACGCGCGCCGAAAGTCGCTTCAAGGCCCTGCTTGGGCTGAACGACGACTATCGGGTGCTGTTCATGCAGGGTGGCGCCAGCACGCAGTTCGCGCTGGTGGCGCTGAATTTCCTCGTGCCGGGCAAAGTGGCCGATTATGTCGTCAGCGGCAGTTGGGGCGAAAAGGCGCTCGAAGAGGCGCGCCGGGTCGGTCGCACAGCGGTAGCGGCTAGCAGCGCCGAAAACAACTATCGCCGCGTGCCATCCCCTGCCGACATCCGCCTCTCCGAAGAGCCGGCGTATGTGCACATTACCACCAATGAGACCATTCAGGGGGTGCAGTGGCCGGAGATTCCCGCCATCGAAGGCGCGCCCGTGGTGGCGGATATGAGCAGCGACATCATGGCCCGCCCCTTTGATGCCTCGCGGCTGGCCCTGTTCTACGCCGGAGCGCAGAAGAATATTGGTCCTGCCGGGGTGACCGTGGTGGCGATCAACCAGGGGTTTATGCAGCAGGCTCGCGCCGATCTGCCGGCCATCTTCAGCTACAAGACGCACGCCAAGAACAACTCTCTCTACAATACCCCGCCAGTCTTCGCGGTGTACCTGCTCGATCTGGTGCTGGAATGGATCGAGGGCCTGGGCGGTCTTTCGGCCGTAGCCGAGCGCAATGCCCGCAAGGCTGCAATGGTCTATGCGGCCATTGACCGCAGCGGCGGCTTCTACCGCGGCCACGCCGAAACCGGCTCGCGCTCGCAGATGAACGTGACCTTCCGTCTGCCCGATGAGGCCCTGGAGAAACGCTTCGTGAGCGAGGCGCAGGCCGAAGGGCTGGTGGGTCTGGCCGGGCACCGCTCGGTCGGCGGCATCCGCGCTTCCCTCTACAACGCGCTGGAGGAGGAGAGTTGCGTGGCGCTGACCCAGTTTATGGACGCCTTCGCCTCCAGGTATGGCTAG